A single Calidifontibacter indicus DNA region contains:
- a CDS encoding gamma-glutamyl-gamma-aminobutyrate hydrolase family protein, with protein MEPNRTDRPVIAVAARYTRDDTSTEIVGLEVRRAVAAAIVAAGGLPVVLAVEDPALLADSLALADGLVMPGGGDSDPAMYGQEPHPRLDLVPPEHDAGDIAILRAALRRRMPVLGICRGMQSLNIALGGDLVQHLEETSVAHRDATHEVTVCASGTLVEQVMGASSWQGRSIHHQVVGRVADGLIASARTADGQIEAIESVDRREHPWLGVQWHPELQWRSDPAQLAPFRWLVTAASAR; from the coding sequence GTGGAGCCGAACCGAACCGATCGCCCGGTCATCGCCGTCGCGGCGCGCTACACCCGCGACGACACGAGCACCGAGATCGTCGGTCTGGAGGTGCGCCGCGCGGTGGCCGCCGCGATCGTGGCGGCCGGTGGCCTGCCGGTCGTGCTCGCCGTCGAAGACCCTGCCCTGCTGGCCGACTCGTTGGCCCTGGCCGATGGACTCGTCATGCCCGGCGGAGGAGACTCCGACCCGGCGATGTACGGCCAGGAACCCCACCCGCGACTCGACCTGGTGCCGCCCGAACACGACGCCGGCGACATCGCGATCCTGCGCGCCGCACTCCGGCGGCGGATGCCGGTGCTCGGCATCTGCCGTGGCATGCAGTCGCTCAACATCGCCCTCGGCGGCGACCTGGTGCAGCACCTGGAGGAGACGAGCGTCGCCCACCGCGACGCCACCCACGAGGTGACCGTCTGCGCGTCCGGCACCCTCGTCGAACAGGTGATGGGGGCGTCGTCGTGGCAGGGGCGCAGCATCCACCACCAGGTGGTGGGGCGCGTCGCCGACGGGCTGATCGCCTCGGCCCGCACTGCCGACGGTCAGATCGAGGCGATCGAGTCGGTCGACCGACGCGAGCACCCGTGGCTCGGGGTGCAATGGCACCCCGAACTGCAGTGGCGCAGCGACCCGGCCCAGCTCGCGCCGTTCCGGTGGCTGGTTACGGCTGCGTCGGCTCGATGA
- the thrS gene encoding threonine--tRNA ligase, with protein sequence MSSQITVSVAGSERAVQQGTTGSDLFGDDRSVVAMRVDGQLQDLFREVPEGADVEPVDLTQQDGLNILRHSAAHVLAQAVQQVNLDAKLGIGPPITDGFYYDFDVETPFTPDDLKALEKAMQKIVNEGQTFSRRVVSDDDARAELAAEPYKIELIGLKGNAADAAEGADAEVGGGELTIYDNLRRDGSRAWGDLCRGPHVPSTKILGNAFKLMRSAAAYWRGSEKNPQLQRVYGTAWASKDDLKTYLDRLAEAERRDHRKLGRELDLYSFPEELGPGLVVFHPRGGVIKREMEDYVRRRHIEEGFEYVGTPHITKEGLFYTSGHLPYYAETMYPAMEVDDAKYRLKAMSCPMHNLIYQSRQRSYRELPLRLFEFGGVYRYEKSGVVGGLTRVRGLTQDDSHSYVTQEQAADEIQHLLNFCLGLFRDFGLNDFYLELSTRDDEKKDKFIGTDEQWEVATAVLERVATESGLELVPDPGGAAFYGPKISVQAKDAIGRTWQMSTVQYDFGQPDGFGLEYVAADGSRQRPVMIHSAKFGSIERFIGVLVEHYAGAFPVWLSPVQVLGVPVADEFADYLNDVLKTMKAQGIRVELDETDDRFPKKIRNASKAKVPFVLIAGGDDRDGNTVSFRFRDGSQRNGVAIDEAISLVRKAIDEKAQVSTADDLG encoded by the coding sequence GTGTCCAGCCAGATCACCGTGTCCGTCGCCGGAAGCGAGCGAGCGGTGCAGCAGGGCACTACCGGCTCCGATCTGTTCGGCGACGACCGCAGCGTTGTCGCGATGCGGGTCGACGGTCAGCTCCAGGACCTCTTCCGTGAGGTGCCCGAGGGTGCGGACGTCGAGCCGGTCGACCTCACCCAGCAGGACGGCCTGAACATCCTGCGCCACTCGGCCGCGCACGTGCTCGCGCAGGCGGTGCAGCAGGTCAACCTCGACGCCAAGCTCGGCATCGGTCCGCCGATCACCGACGGCTTCTACTACGACTTCGACGTCGAGACCCCGTTCACCCCGGACGACCTCAAGGCGCTGGAGAAGGCGATGCAGAAGATCGTCAACGAGGGGCAGACCTTCAGCCGCCGGGTCGTCTCCGACGACGACGCCCGCGCGGAGCTGGCGGCGGAACCGTACAAGATCGAGCTCATCGGGCTGAAGGGCAACGCGGCCGACGCCGCCGAGGGAGCCGACGCGGAGGTCGGTGGCGGCGAGCTGACGATCTACGACAACCTGCGTCGCGACGGGTCGCGCGCCTGGGGCGACCTGTGCCGCGGCCCGCACGTGCCGTCGACCAAGATCCTCGGCAACGCCTTCAAGCTGATGCGTTCGGCCGCGGCCTACTGGCGCGGCAGCGAGAAGAACCCGCAGCTGCAGCGGGTCTACGGCACCGCGTGGGCCAGCAAGGACGACCTCAAGACCTACCTCGACCGGCTCGCCGAGGCCGAGCGGCGCGACCACCGCAAGCTCGGCCGCGAGCTCGACCTCTACTCCTTCCCAGAGGAGCTCGGCCCCGGCCTGGTCGTCTTCCACCCGCGCGGTGGCGTCATCAAGCGCGAGATGGAGGACTACGTCCGCCGGCGGCACATCGAGGAGGGCTTCGAGTACGTCGGCACCCCGCACATCACCAAGGAGGGGTTGTTCTACACCTCCGGGCACCTGCCCTACTACGCCGAGACGATGTACCCGGCGATGGAGGTCGACGACGCGAAGTACCGCCTCAAGGCGATGAGCTGCCCGATGCACAACCTCATCTACCAGTCGCGGCAGCGCTCCTACCGTGAGCTGCCGTTGCGGTTGTTCGAGTTCGGTGGCGTCTACCGCTATGAGAAGTCGGGCGTCGTCGGTGGCCTCACCCGGGTGCGCGGCCTCACCCAGGACGACTCGCACTCCTATGTCACCCAGGAGCAGGCGGCCGACGAGATCCAGCACCTGCTGAACTTCTGCCTCGGTCTGTTCCGCGACTTCGGTCTGAACGACTTCTACCTCGAACTGTCGACCCGCGACGACGAGAAGAAGGACAAGTTCATCGGCACCGACGAGCAGTGGGAGGTCGCCACCGCCGTGCTGGAGCGGGTCGCGACCGAGTCGGGTCTCGAGCTCGTGCCCGACCCGGGCGGCGCCGCGTTCTACGGACCGAAGATCTCGGTGCAGGCCAAGGACGCCATCGGGCGCACGTGGCAGATGTCGACCGTGCAGTACGACTTCGGTCAGCCGGACGGCTTCGGTCTGGAGTACGTCGCCGCCGACGGTTCGCGGCAGCGTCCGGTGATGATCCACTCGGCCAAGTTCGGCTCGATCGAGCGGTTCATCGGGGTGCTCGTGGAGCACTACGCCGGCGCGTTCCCGGTGTGGCTGTCGCCGGTGCAGGTGCTCGGGGTGCCGGTGGCCGACGAGTTCGCCGACTACCTGAACGACGTGCTGAAGACGATGAAGGCGCAGGGCATCCGGGTCGAACTCGACGAGACCGACGACCGCTTCCCGAAGAAGATCCGCAACGCCTCGAAGGCGAAGGTGCCGTTCGTGCTCATCGCCGGTGGTGACGACCGCGACGGCAACACCGTCTCGTTCCGGTTCCGCGACGGATCGCAGCGGAACGGTGTGGCGATCGACGAGGCAATCTCGTTGGTGCGCAAGGCGATCGACGAGAAGGCTCAGGTCAGCACGGCCGACGACCTCGGCTGA
- the pgsA gene encoding phosphatidylinositol phosphate synthase — MLNKYARAFFTKIFTPVAKLFLKMGISPDIVTIIGTLGVCFGALAFYPRHEFLIGTLVITAFVFSDTIDGVMARMSGRSSVWGAYLDSTLDRVGDAAIFGALVIYYAGDQGHNMVLAGLALACLILGSVVSYAKARAEGLGMTANVGIAERADRLVAVLVTTGLCGWFLSPWETWIMGIVLGLLALASFITVLQRMLTVRKQALGKAL, encoded by the coding sequence ATGCTGAACAAGTACGCCCGGGCATTCTTCACGAAGATCTTCACGCCCGTCGCCAAACTCTTCCTCAAAATGGGCATCAGCCCCGACATCGTCACGATCATCGGCACCCTCGGTGTCTGCTTCGGTGCCCTGGCGTTCTACCCGCGGCACGAGTTCCTGATCGGCACGCTGGTGATCACCGCGTTCGTGTTCAGCGACACCATCGACGGTGTGATGGCGCGCATGTCGGGCCGCTCGAGCGTGTGGGGTGCTTACCTCGACTCGACCCTCGACCGGGTCGGTGACGCCGCGATCTTCGGCGCCCTCGTCATCTACTACGCCGGCGACCAGGGCCACAACATGGTGCTGGCCGGTCTGGCGCTCGCCTGCCTGATCCTCGGCAGCGTCGTCTCCTATGCGAAGGCGCGGGCCGAGGGCCTCGGCATGACCGCCAACGTCGGCATCGCCGAGCGCGCCGACCGCCTGGTCGCGGTGCTGGTCACCACCGGCCTGTGCGGCTGGTTTCTGTCGCCGTGGGAGACCTGGATCATGGGCATCGTGCTCGGTCTGCTGGCGCTCGCGAGCTTCATCACCGTGCTGCAGCGCATGCTGACCGTGCGCAAGCAGGCCCTCGGCAAGGCTCTGTGA
- a CDS encoding GNAT family N-acetyltransferase, which translates to MTTIRQATRDDALILGALTLQEGVAAGGATRPGFVIEFADAWLAQCEQMPTWIAFGDDGSAIGFVQTSLVRKLPSLRREASSWIHVKNVFVVESARGNKVAERMLTEMIAWGDANNVSRYQLNAEPKARSLYERLGFGAPNGRLMERHS; encoded by the coding sequence ATGACCACCATCCGGCAGGCCACCCGCGACGACGCGTTGATCCTCGGCGCGCTGACGCTGCAGGAGGGCGTCGCCGCCGGCGGTGCGACCCGTCCAGGCTTCGTCATCGAGTTCGCCGACGCCTGGTTGGCGCAGTGCGAGCAGATGCCTACGTGGATCGCCTTCGGCGACGACGGTTCGGCGATCGGCTTCGTGCAGACCAGTCTTGTGCGCAAGCTGCCGAGCCTGCGCCGCGAGGCCAGCAGCTGGATCCACGTGAAGAACGTGTTCGTCGTCGAATCGGCGCGCGGCAACAAGGTGGCCGAGCGGATGTTGACCGAGATGATCGCGTGGGGCGACGCCAACAACGTCAGCCGCTACCAACTGAACGCCGAGCCGAAGGCGCGCAGCCTCTACGAGCGGCTCGGCTTCGGCGCGCCCAACGGACGGTTGATGGAACGTCACTCCTAG
- a CDS encoding nitroreductase family deazaflavin-dependent oxidoreductase, with amino-acid sequence MPLQGEYAPEKTPWVAKQLATIDETGTTASVGVQGMDVVVFTIRGRKSGLLRRVPLMRVEHDGVYAAVASKGGAPEHPAWYGNITANPEVEVHDGIRHIDGVAREISGAEREEWWERAVAAFPPYAEYQTKTDRLIPALLIEPTQP; translated from the coding sequence ATGCCGTTGCAGGGCGAGTACGCACCGGAGAAGACCCCGTGGGTGGCCAAGCAGCTGGCCACGATCGACGAGACCGGCACGACCGCGTCCGTCGGCGTGCAGGGCATGGACGTCGTGGTCTTCACCATCCGTGGCCGTAAGTCGGGACTGCTGCGTCGCGTGCCGCTGATGCGGGTCGAGCACGACGGTGTCTACGCCGCGGTCGCCTCCAAGGGCGGCGCCCCGGAGCACCCCGCGTGGTACGGCAACATCACCGCCAACCCCGAGGTCGAGGTACACGACGGCATCCGTCACATCGACGGTGTCGCCCGCGAGATCTCCGGCGCCGAGCGCGAGGAGTGGTGGGAGCGTGCGGTGGCGGCCTTCCCGCCCTACGCGGAGTACCAGACCAAGACCGACCGGTTGATCCCGGCGCTGCTCATCGAGCCGACGCAGCCGTAA
- a CDS encoding HIT family protein → MTQEQQTHQPSSEAVVEDADGFAGVPDAFQRLWTPHRMAYIEADKPEVNDDEACPFCAAPKKDDQAGLVVHRGEHCFVVMNLFPYNPGHLLVCPYRHVPLYLDLTDEETAEFTALTKQGIRALQEVSSPMGFNLGMNQGEVAGAGVAAHLHQHIVPRWGGDSNFLPIIAQTKALPQLLEDARSRLAAAWPKN, encoded by the coding sequence GTGACCCAGGAGCAGCAGACCCACCAACCGTCGTCCGAGGCTGTCGTCGAGGACGCCGACGGGTTCGCCGGGGTGCCCGACGCCTTCCAACGGCTCTGGACGCCGCACCGGATGGCCTACATCGAGGCCGACAAGCCGGAGGTCAACGACGACGAGGCCTGCCCGTTCTGCGCGGCCCCGAAGAAGGACGACCAGGCCGGGCTGGTCGTGCACCGCGGTGAGCACTGCTTCGTGGTGATGAACCTCTTCCCGTACAACCCGGGCCACCTGTTGGTCTGCCCCTACCGGCACGTGCCGCTCTACCTCGACCTCACCGACGAGGAGACCGCCGAGTTCACCGCGCTGACCAAGCAGGGCATCCGGGCGTTGCAGGAGGTGTCGTCGCCGATGGGCTTCAACCTCGGCATGAACCAGGGGGAGGTCGCCGGCGCCGGTGTCGCGGCCCACCTGCACCAGCACATCGTGCCGCGGTGGGGCGGCGACTCCAACTTCCTGCCGATCATCGCGCAGACCAAGGCGCTGCCGCAGTTGCTGGAGGACGCCCGCTCGCGGCTCGCCGCAGCATGGCCGAAGAACTGA